The proteins below come from a single Chryseobacterium sp. MA9 genomic window:
- the leuB gene encoding 3-isopropylmalate dehydrogenase, which yields MNNNYFKIAVLPGDGIGPEIISESIKILDVIAEAFQCKFHFDYGLIGAEAIFKTGNPLPEETLKICKESDAVLFGAIGDPVFDNNPEAKVRPEQGLLKLRKELGLFANIRPLKTYASLIDKSPLKREIIEGADIQIFRELVSGIYFGEKFTDPDGAYAYDVCKYSREDIIPIAHMAFQEAQKRKKKLTLIDKANVLDTSRLWRKTCQEIAPEYPDVQLDYMFVDNAAMQLILNPKHFDVILTENMFGDIISDEASVIGGSIGLLPSASVGEKNALFEPIHGSYPQAKGKGIANPVASILSVAMMLDHLNLQVAADKLRQSVEHAIENKYVTIDLNTKQYYSTSEVGSFIADHIRYSENSYYNFENIKIGKSTIV from the coding sequence GCCCGGAAATCATCAGTGAAAGCATTAAAATATTAGATGTTATTGCTGAAGCTTTTCAATGTAAATTCCATTTTGACTATGGATTAATTGGGGCAGAAGCTATTTTTAAAACAGGAAATCCTTTGCCTGAAGAGACTTTAAAAATCTGTAAAGAATCTGATGCCGTACTTTTCGGAGCTATTGGTGATCCGGTTTTTGATAATAATCCTGAAGCAAAAGTAAGACCGGAACAAGGGTTGTTGAAACTTCGCAAAGAGCTGGGGTTGTTTGCGAACATTCGTCCTCTAAAAACCTATGCTTCTTTAATTGATAAAAGTCCGCTCAAAAGAGAGATTATTGAAGGAGCTGATATCCAGATTTTCAGAGAACTGGTAAGCGGAATCTATTTTGGCGAAAAATTTACAGATCCCGACGGAGCGTATGCTTATGATGTCTGCAAATACAGCCGTGAAGATATTATTCCGATTGCGCATATGGCATTTCAGGAAGCTCAGAAAAGAAAGAAAAAGCTTACCCTTATTGATAAAGCGAATGTGCTGGATACTTCAAGATTATGGAGAAAAACATGCCAGGAAATTGCACCAGAATATCCTGATGTGCAGCTTGATTATATGTTTGTAGATAATGCAGCTATGCAGCTGATTCTTAATCCTAAGCATTTTGATGTTATTTTGACTGAAAATATGTTTGGCGACATTATTTCTGATGAAGCAAGTGTAATTGGAGGGTCTATCGGATTGCTGCCATCTGCTTCGGTAGGAGAGAAAAATGCTTTGTTTGAGCCTATTCATGGATCTTATCCTCAGGCCAAAGGAAAAGGAATTGCCAATCCTGTTGCCTCTATTTTAAGTGTGGCCATGATGCTGGATCATCTTAATTTACAGGTTGCAGCAGATAAATTAAGACAATCTGTAGAACATGCTATTGAAAACAAGTATGTTACCATTGATCTTAATACCAAACAGTATTATTCAACAAGTGAAGTGGGAAGCTTTATTGCCGACCATATCAGATATTCTGAAAATTCATATTACAATTTTGAAAATATAAAGATCGGAAAATCAACCATTGTATAG